From the Camarhynchus parvulus chromosome 13, STF_HiC, whole genome shotgun sequence genome, one window contains:
- the CNOT8 gene encoding CCR4-NOT transcription complex subunit 8 codes for MPAALAENSQVICEVWANNLEEEMRKIREIVLSYSYIAMDTEFPGVVVRPIGEFRSSIDYQYQLLRCNVDLLKIIQLGLTFTNEKGEYPSGINTWQFNFKFNLTEDMYSQDSIDLLASSGLQFQKHEEEGIDTLHFAELLMTSGVVLSDSVKWLSFHSGYDFGYMVKLLTDSRLPEEEHEFFHILNLFFPSIYDVKYLMKSCKNLKGGLQEVADQLDLQRIGRQHQAGSDSLLTGMAFFRMKELFFEDTIDDAKYCGRLYGLGTGVAQKQNEDVDSAQEKMSILAIINNMQP; via the exons ATGCCAGCAGCCCTTGCAGAGAACAGCCAGGTTATCTGTGAAGTATGGGCCAACAAcctggaggaggagatgaggaaaATTCGGGAGATTGTCCTGAGTTACAGCTACATTGCCATG GACACGGAGTTCCCGGGCGTGGTGGTGAGGCCGATCGGTGAATTCCGCAGCTCCATCGATTACCAGTACCAGCTCCTGCGCTGCAACGTCGACCTGCTGAAAATCATCCAGCTGGGCCTGACTTTCACCAATGAGAAGGGGGAATATCCTTCTGGCATTAACACCTGGCAGTTCAACTTCAAATTCAACCTCAC ggAAGACATGTACTCTCAGGATTCCATAGACCTCCttgccagctctgggctgcagttccagaagcatgaagaagaagggATTGACACCCTGCACTTTGCTGAGTTGCTGATGACGTCGGGGGTCGTCCTCAGTGACAGTGTGAAATGGCTGTCCTTCCACAG tggttATGACTTTGGCTACATGGTGAAGTTGTTGACAGACTCCAGGTTACCAGAAGAGGAACATGAATTTTTCCACATCTTAAACCTTTTCTTCCCATCTATCTATGATGTGAAGTACTTAATGAAGAGCTGCAAAAACCTCAAG GGTGGCCTTCAGGAAGTGGCAGACCAGCTGGATTTGCAGCGAATTGGTCGACAACACCAGGCAGGATCAGACTCTCTCCTCACAGGAATGgcatttttcagaatgaaaGAG tTATTTTTTGAGGATACAATTGATGATGCAAAGTATTGCGGACGACTGTATGGCCTTGGCACAGGAGTggctcagaaacaaaatgaagatGTGGACTCAGCCCAagagaaaatgagcattttGGCCATTATCAACAACATGCAGCCGTGA